A single region of the Mangifera indica cultivar Alphonso unplaced genomic scaffold, CATAS_Mindica_2.1 Un_0022, whole genome shotgun sequence genome encodes:
- the LOC123206027 gene encoding carbonic anhydrase 2-like: protein MSAASVNSWCLTSLSPAQSSAKRAALRPSVVASLNSSPSPPNLIRKQPVFAAPAPVINPSWREDMAKQSYEEAVEALKKLVIEKEELKPVAAAKVEEIRAQLSTPSGTKPIDDLSERMKDGFIFFKREKYEKNPALYGELAKGQSPKYMVFACSDSRVCPSHVLDFQPGEAFVVRNVANMVPGFDQTKYAGIGSAVEYAVLHLKVSTIVVIGHSACGGIKGLMSFPFDGNYSTDFIEEWVKIGLPAKKKVLSECKDLDFGAQCSSCEKEAVNVSLGNLLTYPFVRDGLVKKTLSLKGGYYDFIKGSFELWGLDFGLSPSLSVKDVATILHWKL from the exons ATGTCGGCCGCTTCAGTCAATAGCTGGTGCCTTACCTCTCTTTCCCCCGCTCAGTCCTCAGCTAAAAGAGCCGCATTACGTCCCTCTGTTGTTGCTAGTCTCAACTCCTCTCCTTCTCCTCCCAATCTCATCAGAAAGCAACCCGTTTTCGCTGCCCCCGCCCCCGTCATCAATCCTTCTTGG AGAGAAGATATGGCAAAGCAGTCTTACGAGGAGGCCGTCGAAGCTCTCAAGAAACTTGTCAT CGAGAAGGAAGAGCTGAAACCTGTAGCTGCTGCAAAAGTAGAGGAGATAAGGGCTCAGTTGTCGACTCCGTCTGGTACCAAACCCATCGATGATTTATCTGAGAGGATGAAGGATGgcttcattttcttcaagagAGAAAAATACGA GAAAAACCCAGCTTTGTACGGTGAGCTTGCCAAAGGCCAGAGCCCTAAG TATATGGTATTTGCTTGCTCGGACTCGAGGGTTTGCCCATCACATGTGTTGGATTTTCAACCCGGGGAGGCTTTTGTAGTCCGTAATGTTGCTAATATGGTTCCAGGATTTGATCAG ACTAAATACGCTGGAATTGGATCTGCCGTGGAGTACGCAGTTCTGCATCTCAAA GTGTCTACCATTGTGGTCATTGGACACAGCGCTTGTGGTGGCATCAAGGGACTCATGTCTTTCCCGTTTGATGGAAACTACTCAAC TGATTTCATAGAAGAATGGGTCAAAATTGGTTTACCTGCCAAGAAGAAGGTGTTATCAGAATGTAAGGATTTAGATTTTGGAGCTCAATGTTCATCCTGTGAAAAG GAGGCTGTGAATGTGTCCCTTGGAAATCTGCTGACTTATCCATTTGTGAGAGATGGGTTGGTGAAGAAAACACTGTCACTCAAGGGTggttattatgattttattaaaggAAGTTTTGAACTGTGGGGACTTGACTTTGGGCTTTCTCCATCACTCTCT GTTAAAGATGTGGCCACCATACTCCATTGGAAGCTCTAG
- the LOC123206034 gene encoding uncharacterized protein LOC123206034, whose protein sequence is MQLTAPDSTPLSGKIGVSVEHLASLPSLDVVAEKRIERLAMKVGEKLFNFMQSFCGVDGSKLIVPMDILDRWFNKFQEKAKRDPEYLKGKVVERQENDEFNGSLAEDFEFVSDGRVGSDGREMFVDGQIRQVFPVFNRALLLNEEDGFDYSPRKRQVSLKNLLVEEGREGPPPPPSSSKEEDELEAVPEKIYCVWSPKRNRVAASPNRSNSMGSTSSFGGWFKFPRLLRRSNSEGGHKDSFLFLQKRKTNADSTTRKQLGSKQAKVKGCGDNKVKLSAVHQAKLSPSREVFLMKKSKPIKEVHDKKRSSCKQDLIGFFVNNVSSLGKTIAPF, encoded by the exons ATGCAGCTTACTGCACCAGATTCCACCCCTCTATCAGGGAAAATTGGGGTTTCTGTTGAACATTTAGCCTCACTGCCATCATTGGATGTGGTGGCCGAGAAGAGGATTGAACGCCTGGCTATGAAAGTTGGGGAGAAATTGTTTAACTTTATGCAGTCGTTTTGTGGCGTTGATGGCTCCAAATTGATTGTTCCTATGGACATTTTGGATCGCTGGTTTAACAAGTTTCAAGAAAAGGCTAAGCGCGACCCTGAGTATCTTAAAG GCAAGGTTGTGGAACGACAGGAAAACGATGAGTTTAACGGTAGTCTTGCTGAGGATTTCGAGTTTGTTTCTGATGGGAGGGTGGGATCTGATGGGCGTGAGATGTTCGTGGATGGGCAGATCCGTCAGGTTTTTCCGGTGTTTAATCGTGCGCTTTTGTTGAATGAAGAAGACGGGTTTGATTACAGTCCAAGGAAGCGGCAGGTTTCGTTGAAGAATCTGTTGGttgaagaaggaagagaaggtccaccaccaccaccgtcGTCTTCGAAGGAGGAGGATGAACTGGAGGCAGTACCGGAGAAAATCTACTGTGTTTGGTCACCGAAAAGAAACAGGGTTGCAGCATCGCCTAATAGAAGCAATTCCATGGGTTCAACGTCGTCGTTTGGAGGGTGGTTTAAGTTTCCTCGTTTGCTCAGAAGAAGCAACAGTGAAGGTGGTCACAAAGATTCCTTCCTCTTTCTTCAAAAAAGGAAGACGAATGCAGATTCCACAACTCGGAAACAACTGGGCTCAAAACAAGCTAAGGTCAAAGGATGTGGTGATAACAAAGTCAAATTATCAGCAGTGCATCAAGCGAAATTATCGCCTTCACGAGAAGTATTTTTGATGAAGAAGAGCAAACCCATAAAAGAAGTTCATGACAAGAAGAGATCATCGTGTAAACAAGATTTAATTGGGTTTTTTGTGAATAATGTGAGCAGTTTAGGCAAAACTATTGCTCCATTTTAA
- the LOC123206026 gene encoding uncharacterized protein LOC123206026, whose product MQKEDNGIDSFSSSVSFCLSFNSYASAKLADIASKVGQEEQRNDDGDDDFEFVSIKNDPDAFQFSFDGQIPQGFPVFNQDLLLDNDQNDDDDQKIRLPLKNLFIEGDPPSSSSSDADELEGLPEETYCVWVPNKNNSLESCPSPNRCQKSNSTGSSSSSAAARSSKRWFKFRDLLKRSNSDGGKDPYAFLNKPKTNPPPPPVSVSKAKESTSEVKATVKTKPVSAHEAFYVKNRAIKQGDKKKSYLPYRQDLLGFFASNVNSMGKSFPPF is encoded by the coding sequence ATGCAAAAAGAAGATAATGGTATTGATTCCTTTTCCTCTTCGGTGTCGTTCTGCCTCAGCTTCAACAGCTACGCCTCTGCTAAACTAGCTGATATAGCCTCCAAGGTTGGCCAAGAGGAACAACGAAACGACGACGGCGACGATGATTTCGAGTTTGTTTCTATCAAAAACGATCCCGACGCCTTTCAATTCTCCTTCGACGGTCAGATCCCTCAGGGTTTTCCGGTGTTTAATCAGGATCTTCTATTAGATAATGatcaaaatgatgatgatgatcagaAGATTCGGCTACCGTTGAAGAATCTGTTCATCGAGGGAGATCCgccgtcgtcttcgtcgtcAGATGCCGACGAACTCGAGGGTTTACCGGAGGAAACGTACTGCGTTTGGGTGCCAAACAAAAACAACTCACTCGAATCATGCCCTTCTCCTAACAGATGCCAAAAGAGCAACTCAACCGGTTCATCGTCATCGTCAGCAGCGGCAAGATCATCAAAACGTTGGTTCAAGTTTCGCGATTTGCTTAAACGAAGCAACAGCGACGGCGGAAAAGACCCGTACGCTTTTCTcaataaaccaaaaacaaatcctcctcctcctcctgtTTCTGTTTCTAAAGCGAAAGAGAGCACGAGTGAGGTCAAAGCCACCGTTAAAACGAAACCCGTGTCGGCACACGAAGCATTTTATGTGAAAAACAGAGCCATCAAACAGGGCGACAAGAAGAAATCATATTTGCCATACAGACAAGACTTACTGGGATTTTTCGCCAGTAATGTTAACAGCATGGGCAAAAGTTTTCCACCATTTTGA